The Pieris napi chromosome 21, ilPieNapi1.2, whole genome shotgun sequence genome contains a region encoding:
- the LOC125060383 gene encoding MFS-type transporter SLC18B1-like has protein sequence MRFQFTRRQWSTIIVISIADFCNAICVALQAPFFPQEAENKGCTATEYGLVFGVFELVVFIISPFYGAHLNRLGPKVVFNAGILTTSTCAILFGLLDKVDGHVPFVTLAFAIRIVEALGNAAFLTASFAIIAKEFPNNVATMFASLETFFGLGLIAGPMIGGALYGVGGYSLPFAVLGATLFCTALLCYIILPKSSDDEDYKHTGPSMLTLLRVPGVLIASLSIVSTSMSIGFLQATLEPHFRQVRFNFSPVVLGLIFVINGAFYAVSAPAWGWLCDHPAVKPKYITSIGHMFVVAAFLLIGPAPFFNMPTILWVTVLGLVLHGLGMGSLLVSSFSDALSTAIANGFPNSIETYGLVSGLWTSTFALGAFIGPSVSGVLFDSIGFRSSTGFIVILHIIVMLMVLVYMWTCDRSKMDLSVSAGDLLQMDGTLDKGVLTGEDFIPAARPKSRRYGISLERSRPPAMNSLIACSSYKNRRSPWSQRTPRYRPSYGSLDTRFRGTVSIT, from the exons atgCGTTTTCAATTCACTAGGCGGCAGTGGTCcactattattgttatttcgaTTGCAGATTTTTGTAATGCTATTTGTGTTGCGTTACAGGCGCCATTCTTCCCTCAGGAG GCAGAAAACAAAGGATGCACAGCAACAGAATATGGACTTGTATTTGGAGTGTTCGAGCTTGTGGTTTTCATCATCAGTCCCTTTTATGGGGCTCATTTGAACAGGCTTGGACCTAAAGTAGTCTTCAACGCCGGAATACTGACTACCTCAACATGTGCTATACTATTTGG attgcTAGACAAGGTGGACGGTCACGTACCATTCGTGACTCTAGCATTTGCAATACGTATAGTAGAGGCTTTGGGTAATGCGGCGTTTTTGACAGCTTCCTTTGCCATCATTGCCAAGGAGTTCCCTAATAATGTGGCTACTATGTTT GCATCCTTGGAAACATTTTTCGGGCTTGGGTTAATCGCTGGTCCAATGATAGGTGGGGCTCTCTACGGCGTTGGTGGTTACTCTCTGCCCTTCGCTGTACTTGGAGCCACGCTCTTTTGCACAGCATTGTTATGCTATATCATTTTACCAAAGTCCTCCGACGATGAAGATTATAAGCATACAGGAC CGTCGATGCTAACTCTTCTCCGCGTGCCAGGAGTTCTGATAGCTTCTTTAAGTATAGTATCAACTAGTATGAGTATTGGGTTCCTTCAAGCTACATTAGAACCTCATTTTCGACAAGTTcgt ttCAACTTCTCTCCAGTGGTTTTGGGTTTAATATTCGTGATCAATGGGGCTTTTTATGCGGTATCTGCACCAGCGTGGGGTTGGTTATGCGACCATCCCGCGGTTAAACCCAAATATATTACCAGTATTGGGCACATGTTTGTGGTGGCCGCTTTCTTGTTAATTGGCCCAGCACCGTTCTTTAATATGCCAAC aaTATTATGGGTGACAGTTTTGGGTCTGGTGCTCCACGGGCTTGGAATGGGAAGTCTCCTAGTGTCGTCTTTCTCAGACGCCTTAAGTACTGCTAT tgCAAATGGCTTCCCAAACTCTATAGAAACGTATGGGTTAGTTTCTGGCTTATGGACCTCGACTTTCGCCCTCGGAGCCTTTATTGGTCCATCTGTGTCTGGAGTACTTTTTGATTCTATTGGATTCAGAAGTAGCACAGGGTTTATCGTCATACTACATATCATTGTT ATGTTAATGGTACTGGTATATATGTGGACCTGTGACCGCTCGAAGATGGATCTCTCAGTTTCCGCAGGAGACCTTTTGCAAATGGATGGGACTCTAGACAAGGGTGTGCTTACTGGGGAGGACTTTATTCCCGCTGCTAGGCctaaaag CCGTCGCTATGGCATAAGCCTGGAGCGATCTCGGCCTCCAGCGATGAACAGTCTTATCGCCTGTTCGAGTTATAAGAACCGCCGCAGCCCCTGGAGTCAGCGTACTCCACGGTACAGGCCTTCGTATGGTAGCCTGGATACGAGGTTCAGAGGCACTGTGTCTATTACATAG